From the Bacteroidales bacterium genome, one window contains:
- a CDS encoding four helix bundle protein produces MAQNFKSLTVYKKAFALAIDIFETSKSFPKEELYSLTNQIRKSSRSVCSCIGEAYRKRQYEAHFVSKISDADMENSETQVWFDFSLACKYISKTIYDNYTVRSIEIGKMLNHMIEHPEKYKRKSR; encoded by the coding sequence ATGGCACAAAATTTTAAAAGTCTAACAGTTTATAAAAAGGCATTTGCTTTAGCGATAGATATTTTTGAAACAAGTAAAAGCTTTCCAAAAGAAGAACTATATTCATTAACAAACCAGATTAGAAAATCATCTCGTTCAGTATGTTCTTGTATTGGTGAAGCTTATCGTAAACGTCAGTATGAAGCTCATTTTGTTAGTAAAATATCAGATGCTGATATGGAAAATAGTGAAACTCAAGTTTGGTTTGATTTTTCCCTTGCTTGCAAATATATTTCTAAAACTATATATGATAATTATACAGTTCGGTCAATAGAAATTGGCAAAATGTTAAATCATATGATAGAGCATCCTGAAAAATATAAAAGGAAATCCCGTTGA
- a CDS encoding insulinase family protein, with protein sequence MISLKKYILNNGLKVILHKDESTPIVTVNTLYNVGARDEQSDKTGFAHLFEHLMFGGSENIPVFDKPLQIVGGENNAFTNSNFTNYYITLPKENIETALWLESDRMLKLDFSEKKLNIQKNVVIEEYKQRYLNQPYGDVWLLLKPLAYKKHPYRWATIGKDISHIEKAKLKDVKDFFYKYYAPNNAILVVAGNIDFDETEHLINKWFGAINKRNIPERNLPVEPVQNNERKLKVERNVPYDAIFKVYHMCARNDKKYHSTDLLSDILSNGKSSRLYQSLVKEKKLFSDIDAYITGDIDEGLFIISGKLIKNIKMDTAENAINEEINKIKNSVVSDYELNKVKNKIESITVFLEMSVLTKAMNLAYFELIGDANNINNEVKKYLSVSKKQIHTLANEILQEKNCSTLYYYSK encoded by the coding sequence ATGATTTCACTAAAAAAATATATACTTAATAACGGTTTAAAAGTTATTTTACATAAAGATGAAAGTACACCAATTGTTACAGTAAATACATTATATAATGTTGGTGCACGTGATGAACAATCTGATAAAACCGGCTTTGCTCATTTGTTTGAACATTTAATGTTTGGCGGGTCGGAAAATATTCCTGTATTCGATAAACCATTACAAATTGTAGGTGGTGAGAATAATGCTTTTACAAATAGCAATTTCACCAATTATTATATAACACTGCCAAAAGAAAATATTGAAACTGCATTATGGCTTGAATCAGACAGAATGTTGAAACTTGATTTCTCGGAAAAAAAGTTAAATATTCAAAAAAATGTTGTTATAGAAGAATATAAACAAAGATATTTAAACCAACCTTATGGAGATGTCTGGCTTTTGCTCAAGCCCTTGGCATATAAAAAACATCCATACAGATGGGCAACAATAGGGAAAGATATATCACACATTGAAAAAGCAAAACTTAAGGATGTTAAAGATTTTTTTTATAAATATTATGCTCCCAATAATGCTATACTTGTTGTTGCAGGAAATATAGACTTTGACGAAACTGAACATTTGATAAATAAATGGTTCGGAGCAATTAATAAAAGAAATATACCTGAAAGAAATCTTCCTGTCGAGCCTGTTCAAAATAATGAAAGAAAGTTAAAAGTTGAACGCAATGTTCCTTATGATGCAATATTCAAAGTATATCATATGTGTGCAAGAAATGATAAAAAATATCATTCAACCGATTTGCTTTCTGATATACTTTCAAATGGAAAATCTTCGAGGCTTTATCAGTCGCTTGTTAAAGAAAAAAAACTGTTCAGTGATATTGATGCCTATATAACAGGAGATATTGATGAAGGATTATTTATTATATCAGGAAAACTAATTAAAAATATAAAAATGGATACTGCTGAAAATGCAATAAATGAAGAAATAAATAAAATAAAAAACTCCGTAGTGTCAGATTATGAGCTAAATAAGGTGAAGAATAAAATTGAATCAATAACTGTATTTTTAGAAATGAGTGTCTTAACAAAAGCAATGAACCTTGCATATTTTGAATTAATTGGAGATGCAAATAATATAAATAATGAAGTAAAAAAATATTTATCAGTAAGTAAAAAACAGATACATACTTTGGCTAATGAAATTTTGCAGGAAAAAAATTGCTCAACTTTATATTATTATTCAAAATAA
- a CDS encoding beta-aspartyl-peptidase, translating to MILIKNCEIYSPEPLGKKDVLIGGKQILAIEDEIKLPQNIKHEEISADGLKLIPGLIDAHVHIAGAGGEGGPATRTPELKLSQLLEGGITTVIGCLGTDGFGRNVENVLMKVKALREDGVSSWMYTGSYQVPTPTILGDVGKDITMIDEIIGVGEIALSDHRSSTPTTAELVKLVEHARVGGMLGGKAGIVNIHMGDAKNPFQPIHDAVANSELNYKQFLPTHCNRNDYIFEDAKEYGKNGYVDITASSYPYFPEYETKPSKAIAELLKAGVPLEHITMTSDACGSLPDFDEKGNLIKLAMGLPKSIFDETIDAIKEEKLPLEQVIKVVTSNVADILKLNNKGRVMVGKDADVVLLDSEYRIYHLIAMGQFMIKDAKILKKGAYE from the coding sequence ATGATACTAATAAAAAACTGTGAAATCTATTCTCCTGAACCATTAGGTAAAAAAGATGTTTTAATCGGAGGAAAACAAATATTAGCAATTGAAGATGAAATTAAATTGCCACAAAATATCAAGCATGAAGAAATTTCGGCTGATGGTTTAAAATTAATACCCGGATTAATTGATGCTCATGTTCATATTGCCGGTGCAGGGGGAGAAGGCGGACCTGCAACAAGAACACCGGAATTAAAATTAAGCCAGTTATTAGAAGGTGGCATAACTACAGTAATCGGTTGCCTTGGTACAGATGGTTTTGGCAGAAATGTTGAAAATGTTTTAATGAAAGTAAAAGCATTAAGGGAAGATGGTGTTTCTTCATGGATGTACACTGGCTCATATCAGGTTCCAACACCCACAATTCTCGGTGATGTTGGTAAAGATATTACTATGATAGATGAAATTATTGGTGTTGGCGAAATTGCATTATCAGATCATCGTTCATCTACTCCAACTACTGCTGAATTAGTTAAACTTGTAGAACACGCAAGGGTAGGAGGTATGCTTGGCGGAAAAGCAGGGATAGTTAATATCCATATGGGAGATGCAAAAAATCCTTTTCAGCCAATTCATGATGCAGTTGCAAATAGTGAACTAAACTATAAACAATTTTTACCAACACATTGTAACAGAAATGATTATATATTCGAAGATGCAAAAGAATATGGAAAAAACGGATATGTTGATATTACTGCAAGTTCATACCCATATTTTCCCGAATATGAAACAAAACCATCTAAAGCAATTGCTGAATTACTAAAAGCTGGTGTACCACTTGAACATATTACAATGACTTCAGACGCTTGCGGTTCACTACCGGATTTTGACGAAAAAGGAAATCTTATAAAATTAGCGATGGGATTACCAAAATCAATATTTGATGAAACGATAGATGCTATAAAAGAAGAAAAACTTCCTTTAGAACAAGTAATTAAAGTAGTAACTTCAAATGTTGCTGATATACTTAAACTTAATAATAAAGGGAGAGTAATGGTTGGGAAAGATGCTGATGTTGTTTTACTTGATTCTGAATACCGAATCTATCATCTAATTGCGATGGGGCAATTTATGATAAAAGATGCTAAGATTCTCAAGAAAGGAGCGTACGAATAA
- a CDS encoding gliding motility-associated C-terminal domain-containing protein translates to MQKLINISIILIITIFQSTAQDIERYVPKIDSVSVNKYNDNVIISWSFTSDSIYQFDSVVIASYKDYGTGPRYFRIDSVPHEKFIYYDNNPDYNIQPESYGIAAKYGGNLSLWSLPHNTIYVSCKFDSCSSTNLITWNKYINWDESVNEYRIFRNNEFLLATSDTFYLDSNLNPDTEYCYFIRCISDSGKSSTSNNYCLVTNMPIPPQFLFTDYASVSANNELTLSFSVDTNADILKYNLLRSDIRNGTYDTIYTFESNNTDSNLFYKDNINTNNIFYYKINAYNTCSVKVATSDTINNIVLKASNNNLTNTLQWNKTMPEANENHLIYRSFENQNFINIITIDENTDYADDISLFLNNPQIEGKFYYYIEAKNKNTFQISRSNIAITTQKPVLDIPNIFTPNDDGKNDFFEPNISFASSKDFSMIIYNRWGEKIFESKTPGETWDGTKNGKLVQEGSYIYFIKFRTSENNYYETTGKITVYFP, encoded by the coding sequence ATGCAAAAATTAATAAACATATCAATAATTTTAATAATAACAATTTTTCAATCTACTGCACAGGATATTGAAAGATATGTTCCAAAAATAGATTCAGTTTCTGTGAATAAATATAACGATAATGTAATTATAAGCTGGTCATTTACTTCTGATAGTATTTATCAGTTTGATAGTGTGGTTATTGCAAGTTATAAGGATTATGGCACAGGTCCCAGATATTTTCGTATTGATAGTGTACCACATGAAAAATTTATTTATTATGATAACAATCCTGATTATAATATTCAACCTGAAAGTTATGGAATAGCTGCAAAATATGGCGGAAACTTAAGTTTATGGAGTTTGCCACATAATACAATATATGTGTCATGTAAATTTGATTCTTGTAGTTCAACGAATTTAATAACATGGAATAAATATATTAATTGGGACGAAAGTGTGAATGAATACAGGATTTTCAGGAATAATGAATTCCTTTTGGCAACATCAGATACATTTTATTTAGATTCAAATTTAAACCCCGATACTGAATATTGCTATTTTATCCGTTGTATCAGTGATTCAGGGAAATCGTCAACTTCAAATAACTATTGTTTGGTAACTAACATGCCAATACCACCACAATTTTTGTTTACAGATTATGCAAGCGTATCGGCAAATAATGAACTTACATTATCATTTTCAGTTGATACTAATGCTGATATTTTAAAATATAATCTTTTGCGTTCCGATATAAGAAATGGAACTTATGATACAATTTATACTTTTGAAAGCAATAATACTGATTCAAACCTTTTCTATAAAGATAATATTAATACAAATAATATTTTTTATTATAAAATTAATGCATATAATACATGTTCTGTAAAAGTAGCAACATCAGATACAATAAATAACATTGTATTAAAAGCATCTAACAATAATCTCACTAATACTTTGCAATGGAACAAAACTATGCCTGAAGCAAACGAAAATCATTTAATTTACCGGTCATTCGAAAACCAGAATTTTATCAATATAATTACTATTGATGAAAACACAGATTATGCTGATGATATTTCTTTATTTCTAAATAATCCGCAAATTGAAGGTAAATTTTATTATTATATTGAAGCAAAAAATAAAAACACATTTCAGATATCAAGGTCGAACATAGCCATTACCACACAAAAACCGGTGTTAGATATACCAAATATATTTACTCCTAATGATGATGGTAAAAATGATTTTTTTGAACCGAATATTTCATTTGCTTCTTCAAAAGATTTTTCAATGATAATTTATAATCGCTGGGGCGAAAAAATATTCGAATCAAAAACACCGGGCGAAACTTGGGATGGTACAAAAAATGGTAAATTAGTGCAGGAAGGTTCTTATATTTATTTTATTAAATTTCGTACTTCAGAAAACAATTATTATGAAACTACTGGTAAAATAACTGTTTATTTCCCTTGA
- a CDS encoding insulinase family protein — protein sequence MEILNRKVQPAFKKIENIDIVKLEKNNLSNNIPVYIINAGTQDVVKIDMIFNAGTWCQEVPLQASITNSMITEGTKKLSSKQITEKLDFYGAFIQQNIDFDNNIVSLISLNKHLPHTITILEDIIKNACFPEKEFEILIKNKKQNYILEGNKTSILARRKFLLEIFGKEHPYGNRVDLTDFSDLKNNKTKSFYNKFYSSDNCKIIVSGKIQNNLLSDINNYFGQDDWQKQFEPVENSYNINPGKSQKHFVNKENAVQSAIRIGKKLFNKLHPDYLQMLVLNTILGGYFGSRLMANIREDKGYTYGIGSIVHSLKNSGYFSIITEVGSDVKNKAIDEIYKEIEKLKTELVPDNELELVKNYLMGDIMRTLDGPFSLSESYMSLLNYDLDFSYFKKLTNTIKNITSIEIQRLANDYLDINSMYEIVAG from the coding sequence ATGGAAATTTTAAACAGAAAAGTTCAACCTGCTTTCAAAAAAATTGAAAACATAGATATTGTTAAGCTTGAAAAAAATAATTTATCAAATAATATTCCTGTATATATTATTAATGCAGGAACACAGGATGTTGTAAAAATTGACATGATTTTTAATGCAGGAACTTGGTGTCAGGAAGTTCCTTTACAGGCTTCGATTACAAATTCGATGATAACTGAAGGCACAAAAAAATTAAGTTCGAAACAAATTACAGAAAAATTAGATTTTTACGGAGCATTTATTCAGCAAAATATTGATTTTGATAACAATATTGTTAGTTTGATTTCTCTTAACAAACATTTGCCGCATACAATAACAATTTTAGAAGATATAATTAAGAATGCCTGTTTTCCTGAGAAAGAATTTGAAATTTTAATTAAAAACAAAAAACAAAATTACATTCTTGAGGGAAATAAAACTTCAATATTAGCAAGAAGAAAGTTTTTACTTGAAATATTTGGAAAAGAACATCCTTACGGAAATAGAGTTGATTTAACTGATTTTTCAGATTTAAAGAATAACAAAACAAAAAGTTTTTACAATAAATTTTATTCATCTGATAACTGTAAAATAATTGTTTCAGGAAAAATCCAAAACAACTTATTATCTGATATAAATAATTATTTTGGACAAGACGACTGGCAAAAACAATTTGAACCGGTTGAAAATAGTTATAATATAAACCCCGGCAAATCACAAAAGCATTTTGTAAATAAAGAAAATGCTGTTCAGTCGGCAATAAGAATAGGAAAAAAACTGTTTAATAAATTGCATCCTGACTATCTTCAAATGCTGGTATTAAACACTATTTTAGGAGGTTATTTTGGTTCAAGGCTTATGGCAAACATAAGGGAGGATAAGGGTTATACTTATGGAATAGGTTCGATTGTTCATTCGTTAAAAAATTCAGGATATTTCTCAATAATAACTGAAGTTGGTTCAGATGTTAAAAATAAAGCAATTGATGAAATATACAAGGAAATTGAAAAATTAAAGACCGAATTAGTCCCTGACAATGAACTTGAACTTGTGAAAAATTATTTAATGGGCGATATCATGAGAACATTAGACGGACCTTTTTCTTTATCTGAAAGTTATATGTCTTTATTAAATTACGATTTAGATTTTTCTTATTTTAAAAAATTAACTAATACAATCAAAAATATAACATCAATAGAAATACAAAGACTGGCAAATGATTATTTAGATATAAATTCAATGTACGAAATTGTTGCAGGGTAA
- a CDS encoding ATP-grasp domain-containing protein: protein MNVLNKIAEYPLFEGPLKIESINVLTGANYFSGGPVIRFRLNLGKYNEVFTNDIPGFYEKLKTAIPSLYEHHCSVGEPGGFFLRVQEGTLLGHVMEHVSLELQALAGMDVGFGKTRITKKESVYNVLFRFLDETAGIYAGKAAFNFVNCLLTNKHFVIDEVIKKLVFIREKNLLGPSTQAIVNEAENRKIPYFRLDKYNQVQLGTGKYRKIIRATTTEDTSLIAVETADDKYMTTSILKEAGIPVPKRIITDNLEKTLEFYNTIQKEIVIKPAEGYQGKRVSIQLDNEIKIENAFNFAKEFGDEIIAQEYIPGNLYRLIVIDFKFVAAVQLIPAFITGDGINTIRVLIRNLNNEPGREVGDKGILSKVKIDEDTRKILQLNDLLLNDILEKGKKIFLKNSGNMRLGGTSHDVTQLVNPFNRFIAERTSKTLNLNVAGVDIISKDIGLPLTENNGKVIEVNAAPDFRMHFNPTVGIKRQVQKQFVNMLFPQEAKVRVPIFSVTGSKGKSLVVNYIDNCLKKLNSKNGVVSKNGLFVSGICLKKEDMNNSENQLIILKDPTIDCAIFETPVEMILNTGIGYEYADISIVLNLYDDKEDYYEYDHMRDIDDVAYAKSVVAEEVYDDGFTILNADDTFVFEMSDRLYSKLVLFSKNKENDNIKKHIQKGGLAIILDNSEIFIVKKGSNKKLININEIPVTKEIKENYVTDSILASAAALHVFGVDDKNIIETLT from the coding sequence ATGAATGTTTTAAATAAAATTGCCGAATATCCCTTGTTTGAAGGACCTCTAAAAATAGAAAGCATTAATGTTTTAACAGGTGCTAATTATTTTAGCGGGGGTCCTGTAATTCGTTTCAGGTTGAATTTGGGAAAATATAACGAAGTATTTACTAATGATATTCCAGGATTTTATGAAAAATTAAAAACCGCAATTCCTTCATTATATGAACATCATTGTTCTGTTGGTGAGCCAGGTGGATTTTTCCTGAGAGTACAGGAAGGAACATTGCTTGGTCATGTAATGGAACATGTATCCCTTGAATTACAAGCACTTGCAGGCATGGATGTGGGATTTGGAAAAACAAGAATTACAAAAAAAGAAAGTGTTTATAATGTATTATTTAGATTTTTAGACGAAACCGCAGGTATTTATGCCGGCAAAGCAGCTTTTAATTTCGTAAATTGTTTATTAACAAATAAACACTTTGTAATTGACGAAGTAATTAAAAAATTAGTTTTTATCAGGGAAAAGAATTTATTAGGACCAAGTACTCAAGCAATTGTTAATGAAGCTGAAAACAGAAAAATCCCGTATTTTCGATTAGATAAATATAATCAGGTACAGCTTGGAACAGGTAAATACAGAAAAATTATAAGAGCAACTACAACAGAAGATACAAGTTTAATTGCTGTTGAAACTGCCGATGATAAATATATGACAACCAGCATATTAAAAGAAGCCGGAATACCTGTTCCGAAAAGAATAATTACAGATAATCTTGAAAAAACACTTGAATTTTATAATACTATTCAGAAAGAAATAGTAATTAAACCTGCTGAAGGTTATCAAGGCAAACGAGTTAGTATTCAATTAGATAATGAAATCAAAATTGAGAATGCTTTTAATTTTGCAAAAGAATTCGGAGATGAGATTATTGCACAGGAATATATTCCGGGGAATTTATATCGCTTAATTGTTATTGATTTCAAATTTGTTGCTGCAGTTCAGTTAATTCCTGCTTTTATTACAGGTGATGGGATTAATACAATAAGAGTATTAATTCGTAATTTAAATAATGAACCTGGCAGAGAAGTCGGTGATAAAGGCATATTATCAAAAGTTAAAATTGATGAAGATACAAGGAAAATACTCCAGTTAAATGACTTATTATTAAACGATATTCTTGAAAAAGGAAAAAAGATTTTTTTGAAAAATTCAGGAAATATGCGATTGGGTGGAACATCGCATGATGTAACCCAATTAGTAAATCCATTTAACAGATTTATTGCTGAAAGAACTAGTAAAACACTTAATCTTAATGTTGCAGGTGTTGATATTATTTCAAAAGATATTGGACTTCCATTAACTGAAAATAACGGAAAAGTAATTGAAGTTAATGCAGCACCGGATTTTAGAATGCACTTTAATCCTACTGTTGGGATTAAAAGACAGGTACAAAAACAATTCGTTAATATGTTATTTCCACAAGAAGCTAAAGTCAGGGTGCCAATTTTTTCAGTAACAGGGTCGAAAGGGAAATCTCTTGTTGTGAATTATATTGATAATTGTCTTAAAAAGTTGAATTCTAAAAATGGAGTTGTAAGTAAAAACGGACTTTTTGTATCAGGTATTTGCCTGAAAAAAGAAGATATGAATAACTCTGAAAATCAACTGATTATCTTAAAAGACCCTACAATTGATTGTGCTATTTTTGAAACACCTGTCGAAATGATACTTAATACAGGAATAGGATATGAATACGCTGACATAAGTATTGTTCTGAATTTATATGATGATAAGGAAGATTATTACGAATATGACCATATGCGGGATATTGATGATGTTGCTTATGCAAAATCTGTTGTAGCCGAAGAAGTATATGATGACGGATTTACTATTTTAAATGCTGATGATACTTTTGTATTTGAAATGAGCGACAGATTATACAGTAAGCTTGTTTTATTTTCAAAAAATAAAGAAAACGATAATATAAAAAAACATATTCAAAAAGGCGGACTTGCTATAATATTAGATAATTCAGAAATTTTTATTGTTAAAAAAGGGAGTAATAAAAAATTAATAAATATAAATGAAATACCTGTTACAAAAGAGATAAAAGAAAATTATGTAACAGATAGTATTTTAGCTTCAGCAGCAGCATTACACGTTTTTGGAGTAGATGATAAAAACATTATTGAAACATTAACCTGA
- a CDS encoding ATP-binding protein — protein sequence MFIQRFFTSINSIMPKGKILIIYGPRRVGKTTLLKMLLKNTTLKYKIDSGDNIRLQEIMSSKDFRLINEYASGYEMLVIDEAQNIPDVGTGLKILIDENPKLQIIATGSSSFDLSQKIGEPLTGRKKTITLFPFSQGELAKYHNAYELKEQLENFLIYGTYPEVYTSKNNQEKKEILLELVGSYLLKDILSLEKVKNPLVLHNLLKLLAFQVGNQVSAHELAVKLSINVRTVSRYLDLLEKAFVIFRLSAFSRNLRNEVATKSKYYFYDNGIRNAVIMQFNTLDYRNDIGALWENFLIAERLKYLSYNRIFTNCYFWRNYKQKEIDYIEEQNGELYAYEFKWKKTKAKLPDNFTNEYSVKSFSVVNKDNYLDFLMPGC from the coding sequence ATGTTTATACAACGATTTTTCACATCTATTAATTCAATAATGCCCAAAGGCAAAATATTGATTATTTATGGACCACGCAGAGTAGGCAAAACAACTTTGCTGAAAATGTTACTAAAAAACACTACATTAAAATATAAAATAGACTCCGGCGATAATATACGCTTACAGGAAATAATGAGTTCTAAAGATTTCCGGCTTATCAACGAGTATGCTTCGGGTTACGAGATGTTGGTAATAGATGAAGCCCAAAACATACCGGATGTTGGAACAGGATTAAAAATTTTGATAGATGAAAACCCTAAATTACAAATTATTGCAACAGGGTCGTCATCTTTTGACTTATCACAAAAAATAGGAGAACCATTAACCGGCAGAAAAAAAACAATTACCTTATTTCCTTTTTCACAAGGCGAACTGGCAAAGTACCACAATGCGTATGAGTTAAAAGAGCAATTAGAAAATTTTCTGATTTATGGCACTTATCCTGAAGTTTATACAAGCAAAAATAATCAGGAGAAAAAAGAAATTTTACTTGAATTAGTAGGCTCATATTTATTAAAAGATATCCTGAGCCTTGAAAAAGTTAAAAACCCCTTAGTACTTCATAATCTGCTGAAACTACTCGCTTTTCAGGTTGGTAACCAAGTATCTGCCCATGAACTTGCCGTAAAACTTTCTATTAATGTACGCACTGTAAGCCGTTACCTTGATTTATTGGAAAAAGCCTTCGTCATTTTCCGTCTCAGTGCTTTTAGCCGAAATTTACGAAATGAAGTTGCAACAAAATCAAAATATTATTTTTACGATAATGGAATTAGAAATGCTGTAATTATGCAATTTAATACTTTGGATTACAGGAACGATATAGGTGCATTGTGGGAAAATTTTTTGATTGCCGAACGTTTAAAATACTTATCATACAACCGTATATTCACTAATTGTTACTTTTGGCGAAATTATAAACAAAAAGAAATTGACTACATAGAAGAACAAAACGGCGAGCTTTATGCTTATGAATTTAAGTGGAAAAAAACTAAAGCAAAACTCCCTGATAATTTTACAAATGAGTACTCAGTAAAATCGTTCAGTGTAGTTAACAAGGACAATTATTTAGATTTTCTAATGCCGGGTTGTTAG
- a CDS encoding nucleotidyltransferase domain-containing protein, whose amino-acid sequence MAIFVIRFYNIISKTKISDIVNKIAKNYDPDKIILFGSYANGTANEDSDLDFIIIKKTDKPKHKRGREVRRFLLGAMIPIDLKIYTPNEFENERNFDFSFLNSAIKNSIVIYERNG is encoded by the coding sequence ATGGCTATCTTCGTTATAAGATTTTATAATATTATAAGTAAAACAAAAATATCAGATATTGTAAATAAGATTGCAAAAAATTATGATCCGGATAAAATTATTTTATTTGGTTCATATGCTAATGGTACTGCAAATGAAGATAGCGATCTTGATTTTATTATTATAAAAAAAACTGACAAACCAAAGCACAAAAGAGGAAGAGAAGTAAGAAGATTTTTATTAGGAGCAATGATACCGATTGACTTAAAAATATATACTCCAAATGAATTTGAAAATGAAAGGAATTTTGATTTTTCATTTCTTAATTCTGCAATAAAAAATTCAATAGTAATTTATGAACGAAATGGTTGA
- a CDS encoding T9SS type A sorting domain-containing protein: VVNFNSDPDTYTLSLIKGGDGDGQIKVNSSNHNLPYSETFDSGTSVSLEAVSSSGSSFTSWSNDLSGSTNPTSITMNSNKNVVVNFNSDPNTYTLSLTKGGDGDGQIKVNSSTHNLPYSETFDSGTSVSLEAVSSSGSSFTGWSGDLSGSTNPTSITMNEDKAIIVGLVTGIWSVDNEKFNIKIYPNPATNTINIVFEDKSYKDINVSLLNTQGQVVSVIEKDKLVSDNLQLDLSECSNGIYYLYIQTDKGAIIRKVSVMK, translated from the coding sequence TGTAGTTAACTTTAACAGCGATCCTGATACTTATACTCTTTCTTTAATAAAAGGTGGTGATGGTGATGGACAGATAAAAGTAAATAGTTCTAATCATAATTTACCATATTCAGAAACATTTGATTCAGGCACATCAGTTTCTTTAGAAGCTGTTTCGTCAAGTGGTAGTTCTTTTACAAGTTGGAGTAACGATTTATCAGGCTCTACTAATCCAACTAGTATTACAATGAATAGTAATAAAAATGTTGTAGTTAACTTTAACAGCGATCCTAATACTTATACTCTTTCTTTAACAAAAGGTGGTGATGGTGATGGACAGATAAAAGTAAATAGTTCTACTCATAATTTACCATATTCAGAAACATTTGATTCAGGCACATCAGTTTCTTTAGAAGCTGTTTCGTCAAGTGGTAGTTCCTTTACTGGTTGGAGTGGCGATTTATCAGGCTCTACTAATCCAACTAGTATTACAATGAATGAGGATAAAGCAATAATTGTTGGATTAGTTACTGGTATATGGAGTGTTGATAATGAAAAATTCAATATTAAAATCTACCCCAACCCAGCCACAAACACAATAAACATTGTTTTTGAAGACAAGAGTTATAAAGATATTAATGTAAGTTTACTTAATACACAAGGTCAGGTTGTTTCAGTAATAGAAAAAGATAAGTTAGTTTCAGACAATTTACAGCTTGATTTATCTGAATGTTCTAATGGTATTTATTATCTTTATATCCAAACAGATAAAGGAGCAATTATAAGAAAGGTTTCGGTTATGAAATAA
- a CDS encoding PIN domain-containing protein encodes MKDNCFLDTNVLIYLFSKEIEKQNTIISLLNEDKTFVISHHIIMEFCNVLKKKFHCNKENILIAINDFKRNFEIKPKDDIIILKALEISDKYKYSFFDSIVISNALTANCNILYSEDMQHLQKINKKLTILNPFKL; translated from the coding sequence ATGAAAGATAATTGTTTTTTAGACACAAATGTTCTTATTTATTTGTTTTCAAAAGAAATAGAAAAACAAAATACAATTATTTCTTTATTAAATGAAGATAAAACATTTGTAATAAGCCATCATATTATTATGGAATTTTGTAATGTTTTAAAAAAGAAATTTCATTGTAATAAAGAAAATATTTTAATTGCTATTAATGATTTTAAAAGAAATTTTGAAATTAAGCCAAAAGATGATATAATTATTCTTAAAGCACTTGAAATTAGCGATAAATATAAATATTCATTTTTTGACAGTATTGTTATTTCAAATGCTTTAACTGCTAATTGTAATATCCTTTATTCAGAAGACATGCAACATCTTCAAAAAATTAATAAAAAATTAACAATCTTAAATCCTTTTAAGTTATAA